The following coding sequences are from one Gadus morhua chromosome 10, gadMor3.0, whole genome shotgun sequence window:
- the nexmifb gene encoding neurite extension and migration factor: MDVLTVSGLTFNVKTTQPEDVDLVENTGLCDQSGELRLGGLVDAAHPPSSPAPAAGTSQRVYPTHQRSTPASPILPLPLDTESSLSLTLVPCPLAHEVQPIAPHVHGTPIPSSLPSPAISSWVPTEDPHKATLPLPVSLPLSSTMMEPGTVSVLTDECLLQPSRTCLGCFIETTDHNSIHETPHDPTTNPDPEPGLSVRIGDVGREDFSDINNISIQCLSHAGEAGSHYGEQLLSDQLLNFPLPKAPGEGKRGDGDKITDCDDPEDDATTKNLYEGLLLDKVNGEEVLLANAGQDWGYFESFISESKMELLDLCSKNELSVNLFSEEDVDNLFDDEDDDSTLSSDVCSLKIRYESFQDNMREKTNVLQEETQFNFFPSVLANCGKKEEGVAVPKRGAEKHPPKSEDLILVAEQVEKAGDCSSGSPLDGSQASPMSTPKVNYLLDFNSTEESGEYSDDSSCTGSSSDTLQEGKIKKGHSRRFLSPSNPLNYGLRSKRKVRYSDDYLYDVDSIESEKNTEKKEKAPSGQKEEEDVDWCPKKRRKSCRKEPPVVIKYIIINRFKGEKHMSVKLGRMDPVEDSVSLNADSVSKYETLAPLKNFWQERQRKREEQLKLAARDKRQRSFHLNGRHHRPFNSSHPKRKYKIANRLKVQRIHTVEQSATTPGSCPSDQGVTKEETTPMDLAGVIEAPTFPLTLDSNAIAQAVTAKSRSQEREEREARLGGNATGRIRKFKSEARLRSMKMKAAEGEEGRSVTNVMDAFATVAQIEGPTAGLGETSSNTVSTHFSDTSATNNTPEEKFPFVSSTCSPDKARSSEEVEDGVSVIPGGYLQTLLDGTDSSGGAAISYFPQQPSRQQYPLGTSLEEKQFTSMQLAQSCVLSPPSESELQQSPQNCPNFSQMWHPQLCPSHGQSFGPDTNETPILPNNCPATLPLNDSLPVSNYNQLSSEADRLLYQKSYLAQAGLQPGADMQVCQSAALDGQVQYQRGSLCTDNGRLISYDSVGSLSASSSNYSSLSLKSCEREGEEEGRDNFLAHCSPKVVIQQSLDALTPLRESSDLLDISNFTPDKFRHSSLSELSPPETPNLSPQVVWREIKMTGKAGEYQEGNDSTVDNSREVKWNGDVIQQQEHSGPYTAEDGQFTLQHFNSEGGLGLVKKVLVSTDFDEHTTEMNGMKSTKTKKKGSYKQTPAGQGPKKSRAPKATKTEKVKAPKQNSRSTKKIKAMLEGKAAKNQAGGCGTGLTDSSSTGDWSGTGWSENNSLVGDDQREFEEPSNILSNIVSGMAEVQRFMMASIEPLWDPMAEACITPEANSLNLKTLKILAGTEADLKKKGALLTGAGRGRKAGGKGGKNQAKFNPSHPLFPQLALGCNMFDKPNFINPGPAHKKLYRHKTSAKFPRIETLKGKRAERDPNKDIALMASFETLR, from the exons ATGGATGTACTAACAGTCAGCGGTCTCACATTTAACGTGAAGACAACACAACCAGAGGATGTCGATCTAGTGGAGAACACAG gacTATGTGATCAGAGTGGAGAACTGAGGCTCGGTGGACTCGTTGATGCTGctcatcccccctcctctccagcccCCGCCGCAGGGACATCGCAGAGGGTCTACCCCACCCACCAGAGGTCCACACCTGcatcccccatcctccccctgccccttgACACTGAATCCTCTCTGAGCCTGACTTTGGTCCCCTGCCCTCTAGCCCATGAGGTTCAACCTATAGCCCCTCACGTGCACGGCACCCCGATTCCCTCCTCGCTTCCTAGCCCAGCCATAAGTTCCTGGGTCCCAACGGAAGATCCCCACAAGGCCACCCTACCACTGCCTGTTTCCCTGCCCCTGTCATCCACAATGATGGAGCCTGGCACTGTCTCGGTCCTGACAGACGAGTGTCTTCTACAGCCTAGCCGAACCTGCCTTGGCTGTTTCATTGAGACCACAGACCATAACTCCATCCATGAAACCCCCCATGACCCTACCACCAACCCCGACCCCGAGCCTGGCTTAAGTGTGAGGATAGGCGATGTGGGTCGAGAGGACTTCTCGGACATCAACAACATAAGCATCCAGTGCCTGAGCCATGCTGGGGAAGCAGGTAGCCACTATGGAGAACAGCTCCTTTCTGATCAGCTCCTCAACTTCCCCCTGCCCAAAGCCCCTGGCGAGGGCAAGAGAGGGGACGGGGACAAAATAACAGACTGTGATGACCCAGAAGATGATGCAACCACAAAGAATCTATATGAGGGGTTGTTACTGGACAAGGTGAATGGAGAGGAGGTTCTGTTAGCTAATGCCGGTCAGGATTGGGGCTATTTTGAGTCTTTCATCAGTGAGAGCAAGATGGAGCTCCTTGACCTGTGCTCCAAGAATGAACTGTCAGTAAACCTCTTCTCAGAGGAGGATGTCGATAACCTATTTGATGATGAGGACGATGACTCCACTTTAAGCAGCGATGTTTGTTCCCTAAAGATTCGCTACGAGTCTTTCCAGGACAACATGAGGGAGAAAACAAATGTTCTCCAGGAGGAGACCCAGTTCAACTTCTTccccagtgtcctggccaattGTGGCAAAAAGGAAGAGGGAGTGGCGGTGCCAAAAAGGGGTGCAGAGAAGCACCCGCCAAAATCGGAAGACCTCATACTCGTGGCCGAGCAGGTGGAGAAAGCCGGGGACTGCAGTAGTGGAAGTCCCCTCGATGGCTCCCAAGCCTCACCCATGTCCACCCCTAAAGTAAACTACCTACTGGACTTCAACTCCACCGAGGAGTCGGGCGAGTATAGCGATGACAGCTCCTGCACTGGCTCTTCTTCAGACACCCTGCAGGAAGGCAAAATAAAGAAAGGCCACTCCAGACGGTTTTTAAGCCCCTCCAATCCTCTCAACTATGGCTTGCGCTCCAAAAGGAAGGTCCGATACAGTGATGACTACCTATATGATGTGGACTCAATTGAGAgtgagaaaaacacagagaagaaagaaaaggcaCCATCAGGtcaaaaggaagaggaggacgtaGACTGGTGTCCCAAGAAACGCCGGAAATCCTGCCGTAAAGAGCCCCCCGTAGTCATCAAGTATATTATCATCAACCGGTTTAAAGGAGAGAAACACATGTCAGTGAAATTGGGAAGAATGGATCCTGTGGAAGATAGTGTGAGCTTAAATGCAGACTCAGTGAGCAAGTATGAAACATTGGCTCCTCTAAAGAATTTCTGGCAAGAGAGGCAAAGGAAAAGAGAGGAGCAGCTTAAGCTGGCTGCCAGAGATAAACGGCAACGCAGTTTCCATCTAAATGGACGCCATCATCGCCCATTCAATTCCAGTCACCCCAAAAGGAAATATAAGATTGCAAATAGGCTTAAGGTTCAGAGGATTCACACAGTGGAGCAATCAGCAACAACACCGGGCTCCTGTCCCTCTGATCAAGGTGTCACTAAAGAGGAGACCACCCCCATGGACCTAGCAGGAGTAATTGAAGCCCCCACCTTCCCACTCACATTAGACTCTAACGCCATTGCACAGGCAGTCACAGCCAAGAGTCGCTCccaggagagggaagagagggaggcgaGACTGGGAGGAAATGCAACAGGCAGGATAAGGAAATTTAAAAGTGAAGCCCGACTGAGGAGCATGAAAATGAAAGCagctgagggagaggaggggaggagtgtgACAAATGTAATGGATGCATTTGCCACTGTGGCACAGATTGAGGGCCCTACCGCAGGGTTAGGCGAGACAAGCTCAAACACAGTCAGCACCCATTTCTCTGACACCTCTGCCACTAATAACACACCTGAGGAGAAATTTCCTTTTGTTTCCTCAACTTGCTCCCCCGACAAAGCGAGATCatcagaggaggtggaggacggggTGTCTGTCATCCCCGGGGGCTACCTGCAGACCCTGTTGGACGGCACAGACTCGTCCGGTGGAGCGGCCATCTCTTATTTCCCCCAGCAACCCTCGAGGCAGCAGTATCCTCTGGGTACGTCCCTAGAGGAGAAACAGTTTACTTCAATGCAGCTCGCTCAGAGctgtgtcctctctcctccctcggAGTCGGAGCTCCAACAGTCACCCCAAAACTGCCCGAACTTTTCCCAGATGTGGCATCCTCAGCTTTGCCCCAGCCACGGCCAGAGCTTCGGGCCTGACACCAACGAAACTCCCATTTTACCCAACAACTGCCCTGCTACATTACCCTTGAATGACAGCTTGCCCGTATCCAACTATAACCAACTGAGTTCTGAGGCTGACAGGCTGCTTTACCAAAAGAGCTACCTAGCCCAGGCTGGACTGCAGCCCGGGGCAGATATGCAAGTGTGTCAGTCTGCTGCTCTGGATGGCCAGGTGCAATATCAGAGAGGATCGCTGTGCACAGACAATGGCAGGCTCATCAGCTATGACTCAGTGGGCTCTCTGTCAGCCTCATCCAGCAATTACAGCTCCCTGAGCCTCAAGTCCTGCGAGCgtgagggtgaggaagagggccGAGACAACTTCTTAGCTCACTGCAGTCCGAAAGTGGTGATTCAGCAGAGTTTGGACGCCCTCACCCCTCTCAGGGAGTCTTCAGACCTACTAGATATCTCCAACTTCACCCCTGACAAGTTTAGGCACTCGTCACTGTCAGAGCTCTCCCCTCCCGAGACCCCCAATCTGTCACCCCAGGTGGTGTGGCGTGAGATAAAGATGACGGGGAAAGCTGGGGAATATCAGGAGGGAAATGATTCTACAGTGGACAACAGTAGGGAGGTGAAGTGGAACGGTGATGTTATTCAGCAGCAGGAGCACAGCGGTCCGTATACGGCTGAAGATGGCCAGTTCACACTGCAACACTTTAACAGCGAGGGAGGCTTAGGTTTAGTTAAAAAGGTGTTGGTTAGTACAGATTTTGATGAACACACTACTGAGATGAATGGTATGAAAagcacaaagacaaagaaaaaaggCAGTTACAAACAAACCCCCGCAGGTCAAGGCCCTAAGAAGAGCCGGGCTCCTAAAGCAACCAAGACAGAAAAGGTCAAAGCTCCCAAACAGAACTCTCGCTCCACCAAAAAGATCAAGGCCATGTTAGAGGGTAAGGCTGCAAAGAATCAAGCTGGTGGTTGTGGCACAGGCCTAACTGACAGTAGCAGCACTGGTGACTGGTCTGGCACCGGATGGTCAGAGAACAACAGTCTGGTAGGAGATGACCAGAGAGAATTCGAGGAACCCTCCAACATTCTGTCCAACATTGTCTCTGGCATGGCGGAAGTCCAGAGATTCATGATGGCCTCCATTGAGCCATTATGGGACCCAATGGCTGAGGCCTGTATAACCCCTGAGGCTAATAGCCTCAACCTAAAGACCCTGAAAATCTTGGCAGGCACAGAGGCTGACCTGAAGAAAAAAGGAGCCCTCCTAACAGGTGCTGGCAGAGGGAGAAAGGCTGGGGGAAAGGGAGGCAAAAACCAGGCCAAATTCAATCCGTCCCACCCCTTATTCCCGCAACTTGCTCTGGGCTGTAATATGTTTGACAAGCCTAACTTTATTAACCCTGGGCCTGCACACAAAAAGTTGTACCGCCACAAGACCAGTGCAAAGTTCCCTCGGATTGAGACACTGAAAGGGAAGCGAGCTGAGAGAGACCCAAATAAGGACATAGCTCTGATGGCCTCTTTTGAGACACTGAGGTAA